From the genome of Patescibacteria group bacterium, one region includes:
- the secF gene encoding protein translocase subunit SecF, producing the protein MYKIIQNRKIWLSISSLFVVISLVLLLSFGLKLGIDFTGGSILEIRYDESIPSVAEVQDRLSSVELSSLVIQPVGADGMLLRFQEISEEKHQEVISALKNIEGEISFEEMRFEAVGPSIGQELKKKSIYATLLVLLAIVAYIAWVFRRVSKPIASWKYGIVANIALFHDVIITLGVFAILGKYFGVEINTPFVAAILTVLGYSVNDTIVVFDRIRENLPISDADFEDTVNKSVNQTVTRSINTSMTTLLVLVSVLIFGGETIRSFVLALTIGIGIGTYSSIFLASPLLVVWERFRK; encoded by the coding sequence ATGTATAAAATAATTCAAAATAGAAAAATTTGGTTAAGTATTTCAAGTTTGTTTGTAGTAATCTCTTTAGTTCTCTTGCTATCTTTTGGTTTAAAGTTAGGCATTGATTTTACAGGAGGATCAATACTTGAAATCAGATATGATGAGTCAATACCATCTGTAGCAGAAGTCCAAGATAGATTATCATCAGTAGAATTAAGTAGTTTAGTGATACAACCAGTTGGCGCTGATGGAATGCTTCTAAGGTTTCAGGAAATTAGTGAGGAAAAACATCAAGAGGTAATTTCAGCTCTGAAAAATATAGAAGGTGAAATAAGTTTTGAAGAAATGCGTTTTGAGGCAGTTGGACCTTCGATTGGTCAAGAATTAAAAAAGAAATCAATTTATGCTACTCTTCTAGTTCTCTTGGCAATTGTAGCCTATATTGCATGGGTATTTAGACGTGTTTCAAAGCCAATCGCTTCATGGAAATATGGTATTGTGGCAAATATCGCCCTGTTTCACGATGTTATAATTACATTAGGTGTTTTTGCAATCCTTGGAAAATATTTTGGGGTAGAAATAAACACCCCTTTTGTGGCCGCGATTTTGACCGTGCTTGGTTATAGTGTGAATGATACGATTGTTGTTTTTGATAGAATTCGTGAGAACTTGCCAATTAGTGATGCGGACTTTGAAGATACAGTAAATAAGAGTGTTAATCAAACAGTCACTCGTTCAATAAATACTTCCATGACAACTCTCCTGGTTTTGGTTTCAGTTTTGATTTTTGGAGGAGAGACTATTAGATCTTTTGTTTTGGCTCTAACTATTGGTATTGGTATAGGTACTTATTCTTCAATTTTTCTAGCTAGTCCCTTACTTGTTGTTTGGGAGAGGTTTAGAAAATAA